The genomic window TCGAGCATTATTTCCAGTCGGTGCTATACATGGTCTTCACCCTGCTGGACCAGTTCGTGCAATGCGAGGTACACAGCAGCCGGGGACGGGCCGACTGCATAGTTGAGACTGAGCAGTTTGTCTACATCTTCGAGTTCAAGGTGGACAAACCCGCCCAGGAAGCCCTGCAGCAGATTGAGGACAAAGGCTACGCCGCGCCCTTCCGCGCGACCCACGGCAGGTATTCAAGATTGGCGTGAGCTTCGACTCCGAAAAGAGAAGCCTGGCCGAATGGCTGGTAAATATTTGATATCGGCACACAAAAAGCCGCCGGGAAGATATCACTCTCTTCCGGCGACTTTTTGCGCCTCACTTATTCTTCCTCTCCCAGCCAGGCTGCCGCCAGGGCCTCGTCGGCAGATGCGCCTTCCTGCTCGGCTTCGGTATACACCGAGGCATCAAAGGCCACGGGCACTCCCATGGCTTTTTCCAGGGCGGCCCGGGAAAGGTTGTACTGGTAAAGGGCCGTCATGTAGTTTGACCTGGCCTGGGTCAGCTTTTCCTGGGCATTCGTCACGGAAAGAAGGATATCCACGCCCTCCCTCGTAACGCACCTGGGCAATGGTATAGCTGTCCTCAGCCTGCTTCACGGCCACAGCTGTCTCCTGGATATTCTGCTCCGCCGCCTTCATATTGAGATAGGCAGTGCGGGTCTCCAGCTGGATGGTCTTGCGGGTCTTGCGTGCCCCGGCTTCGTACTGGTCCACCAGGGAGGCTGCCTGGCGCACATTCTCCGAGGTCACGCCGTTGTCGAAGATATTCCAGTTGACGGAAAGCCCTGCCTGCCAGTTGTTGCTGCGCTCACTGGCAAAGGGGGCGTTGCCGGCAATGCTCTGGGTGCCCACTCCCGTAACCCTGGGACGCCAGCCAGCCTTGGCGGCTTCCTTCCGGGCCTGGGCGGCCTTGATGTCATAGTCGGCAGCAATGCCGTCAGGCCGGTGCTCCAAGGCGTATGCCTCGCAGTCAGGCAGGTCCTTGTCATAGGGTTCGTAGGAAAAGTGATCCAGGGGCTCCACATTCGTGTCCTGGGGCAGGCCCACGATGCTGGCCAGGGTGGACTTGGCCACCTCCACGGCCTTCTCGGCATTCACCAGATTCTGCTTGTAGTTGGCAATGCTGACACTCATGGCGAGCATGTCTGCCTCGGCCACCGCCCCTTCCTCGAACTGGGCCCGGATGAGCTCCAGCTGGGTGTGCCCCATGTCCACGGCATCTTTGGCCACCTGGGCCAGGTTCTCGTAGTGAAGGAGATTGGCATAGGCTTCAGCTGCCTGGTAGCGCACAGTCTGGCGGGTGTTTTCCACCGTCCAGGTCCGCCCTATTCAACTGGTATCGCCCCGATTTGATTTGATTTTCCAGCTGGCCCCCCGGTGTAGATTGGCACGGAAAGGCTCCAACTGTTGGAAAAGGTGTTGTCATAGGCATAGGAGCCCACGGTCTGATTAGCATAGACAGCAGCGCACCCAGGACATCGCCTACCTTGACCTGAGCCGGATGAGGGTCCCCATAAAGCGAATGTGCCTTCTTGGCAGACCTATAATCCCGCCCCCCGATGCGCAGGGCCTGGGCGTTCCAGCTGACGGTGGGCCCTTTGCTCCTGCGGCAGCCTTCCAGGCATGCAGGCCGCCTCCCGGCCTGCCTCAGCCCCTTCTATGGACTCATCAGTGAGGAGAGCCATTTCGATGCTGTCCGTGAGGGTCAGTCCTATGGCCTCAGCTGCGGCTGTGTGATAAGGAAATGATATTGCACTGCATATTGCTGCGATTATAAATGCGAATTTATTCATAATATGTTCACCTTCCTGAGGTGTAGAGGATTGTATGTATAGAATGCAAACTGCGATGCAGACCCTACCTGCCCCGTGAAACGGGGAAGGGGGACCGGCGTAGCCGGTGGAAGGGGCGAGGAGGGCAACTGGCTTAGAATATCATTGTTCAGGATTTATTCCCCCCTTCCACCACCTTCGGTGGTCCCCTGCCAGGGAGCCCACTGGGCTCCCGCGCTAACGCGCCCCCGCAAGCGGGCAGGTAAAACCTGCTAGTTCATTGCTTATACTAAGAAAAGCTACGTCTAACCTTTCATTGCCACTGACCGATTCCCTCTGCCAGTCACTTGCCGCTTCACAAGGTCTGCAAACAGCCCGCCCTTTGCCACTAATTCGTCGAAGCTCCCCATCTCTGCCACCCTTCCTTCGTCCATGACGATGATGCGGTCGCACTTCCTGATGGTGGACAGCCGGTGGGCCACTACGATGCGGGTGGATTTCAGCTTGTCCAGGCTGCGGGTGACTATGGCCTGGGAGCGGTTGTCCAGAGCGCTGGTGGCTTCATCGAAGATGAGGATAGCGGGCCTGCCCACTAAGGCCCGGGCAATGAGGATTCTCTGCCGCTGGCCCCCGGAGATATTGCTGCTGCCCTCGCTGATGACGGTCTGCATGCCCATGGGCATGGCGGCGATATCCTCGGCAATGCCTGCTGCCTCTGCCGCCGCCCAGGCATCGTCCTGTGTCAGCATCCTGGTGCCCACAATATTGGTGTAGATATCCCCTGTCATCAGCTGCCCATTCTGCAGCACCACTCCCATCTGGGAGCGCACGGAGGGCAGGGCCAGCTCCGAAAGGTCCTGTCCGTCAAAGGTGATGCTGCCCCGCTTGGGGGTCTCGAAGCCCAGGAGCAGCCGCACCAGTGTGCTCTTGCCGCTGCCGGACTTGCCCACGATAGCCACATTTTCCCCGGCGGTGATGGAAAAGCTCACATCCTTCAGCACCTCGTCCCCCTCCGTCTCCACTGCCTCCCCCTTCGGACCAGGGGTCACATGGGTGTAGGCAAAGGAGAGATGGCTGACCTCCACGGAGCCGCTGAGTTTCCCCGCCTCCTGCTTTTCCTCCGTAGTCTCAGGCACCGCCTCCAGAATGGGACGCAGGTTCTCCAGTTGGGGCTGGATGGCAAAATACTGGCTGATAAGCCCCAAGGCCCCGCCAATGACTCCGTTGAAGCTGGAGTAGGCGGCATTGAAGGCGATGAACTGGGCATAGCCTATGCCAGTCTGCACCGTTTTTCCATCCGGCCCCACTTCATTCATGCCGTAGACGGCAATCCAGTAGAGGATCATGGTGAGGATGAAGGGCTGGATGCTGGCAATGATGGAAGTATAGTTGTCCTGCCACCGCAGCTTCAGGCTCCAGTTCCAGTGCTCACCGAAGGCCTGGGTCCAGAGGCTGAAAGCCTGTTCCTCCGCCCCCTGTACCCGGAACTTGGCCAGCCCTGCGAAAATCTGCTGCACAGTGCCCGCCGATTTGTTCCCCGCCTCGATGATCTTGCGCTGGAAGAACAGCACCCGCCTGAGCACCAGGGCCACGAAGACGGAGTACACAGCCCAGACGGCAATGGCCGCCGCTGTAAGCTTGAAGCTGTAGTAGCACATGAGGAAGATGCTCCAAAAGGAGAAGATAAAACTGAGGATCGAAGTGGCAAACTCACCTGAAGCAAGATTCTTGGCAATGCCGATGCCCCCCATGCGGCTGGCCAGTTCCCCCACAGTGAAGCGCCGGAAGAACTTGGTGGGCAGGCTCATGAGCCGCCCCCACATGGCAGCCTCCGCCGCCGCTTCGATGCGGGTGGATATGCGCATCACCGCAAAGGAGCGCACGATGGACAGGGCCGCCGTGGTAAAGCTGGTGACCATCAGGGCCTGGGTGACAGTAGCAAGGCCCTGCCTGTCCAGGATGGGAATGATATCCTGGAAGATGGTCTCGGTGATGATGGGGGTTGCCAGAGGAATAAGCCCCGCAAAGAGGCTGCACACCAAAATGGTGCGGTAATCCGCCAGCCAGCACTGGCGGAACATGAACTTGATAAGGTCCCAGAGCTTCAAGGCCCGGGCAGGGAAGCCCGCATAGCATTGGAAAGCATCTTTGGCAATGTATTTGACGGTCTCCCCCGTGACCTCCAGCCCCTCTGGTCTTTCCGCAGAAACCAGGCGGTAATGCTCTGGGTCAACAGGCAGGAGAGCCGCTATTTCCTTATCATTGCTGCCAGGGGGAGTGTAGAAGCCCAGCATGACCCCTGAATCTTTCTGCCACCAGTCCTCAGGCAGGGTCACCAGGCGCATCTGCATATTCCCCTTCTGCATGAGGCGGCGCAACAGAGCCACATCATCAAGCCCTCTGGCGCTTTCCGCCTCAAGGGCAATGGCCTCCGTGGGCATCCTGAGCTTCTCGGCCACCTGCCGCACGGCGAAGGTGGCATCCATAGTGAGCTTGCTGCCGCTTGCTATCTCGCTTTGGCCGGAGAAAAGCTGCTCCTCCCCCAACAGGCTCCTGATGCCGTTTTCCACCAGCACGGCCTTGGCCATTTCCCTTTTGCGGATATGGTAGGCCAGCCGCTTGTCACTGGCGCCGAAGCGCACTCCCAGCAGCATGGAGAGAATTTCCTCATGCGCGCGGAAGGCTTCCATGAGCTCATCATGGCTGCCCGCCTCACCAAACAGTTTTTTCCTGCGCCAGCACTGGAGCACATCGTCCCCCTTGTCAGCCAGGAGCCGCAGCCAGTTGATGCGAATCAGGGAGGCAAACCAGCCTTCCATCAGCAGGCGCAGTTCTCCCAGCTCCGGCTGCTGCCAGGGCACGAACTCCAGCTCTGCATCCTCCAGGGCATAAATCTGCATGCGGATTTCCCTGAATTCGTCCAAAGCAGGAAAGACCGCCTCCCCCGGTGCCCTGTCGATAAGGTAGCACTGGTGAAAGGAAATGTCCTCACCTGTCCTGGTGGTGGCATAGATCTCCACCCGCCCGGAGACAACGCGCCAGAAGCCAGTATCATCGGTAAGCAAGAAGCGCTCACCGGCGAATAGTTTCTTCGATTCCATAGACTACTCCATCTGCTCCATCTCTTCATTTTCCCGTTCTTCAATAAGACGGCTATAGGGGCCGTCCTGCTCTATCATCTGGCGGTGGGTGCCGCGCTCCACGATCTTGCCTTGGGACAGCACGATGATCTCATCGCAATCCCTGATGGTGGAGAGACGGTGGGCCACTATCAGGCAGGTGCAGCCGCGGTGGCGGATATTGTCCAGCACCTGTTTTTCCGTGATGGGGTCCAGGGCGGAGGTGGCTTCGTCCAGCACCAGGATGGAGGGATTCACTGCCAGGGCTCTGGCGATTTCCAGCCTTTGGCGCTGCCCCCCGGAGAAGTTCACGCCGCCTTCCTGAATATTGGCCTCGTAGCCGCCGTTGAGCTTCAGGATATCCTCGTGTATGCAGGCATCCTTGGCCGCCTCCACGATATCGCTGCGGCGGGCAGTCTTGTCAAACAGGGCTATGTTCTCTGCCACGGTGCCGGAAATCAGGAAGATATCCTGATCCACGGCGGCCAGGGAAGCTGTCACCACCTTGCGGGGAATCTGCCTGCGGGGGCTGCCGTCAAAGAGCACCTGCCCGTCCCATTCCTCATAGAGGCCTGTGACAATCTTGGCCAGAGTCGATTTGCCGCTGCCGGAGGCTCCTACCACGGCCACCCATTGTCCCGGGCGGGCGTGAAGGTCAAAATGCTCCAGCAGAGGTGCTTCCAGTGGGCTGTAGCCGAAGCTCACATCCTTCAGTTCCAAATCCCCGGCCAGCCTGTCCAGAGGCATCGCCCTCTGCCCCTCCTTCTCAGGGAAGTTCAGGCTGTCCACCTCATAGCAGCGCACATCGTTGAGCCTCTGCATCTGCATTTCTGTGGTCTGCAGGGTAGAACCCAGCCCCACCAGCGCATTCACGGGAGCCTGGAAGCTGCCCATAAGGCTCTGGAAAGCCATGAACATACCTGCGGTCATGGCCCCTTCCATGATGGAGAAGCCGCCGATGGTCATGATGAGGGCACCGTTGACCCCGGCCAAAAGAGTGGGCAGGAGCTTCACGGACATGGACCAGAGAGCTGTTTCCTGGGAGGCCATGAGCACCTTGGTCTGATAGCCTGACCACTTAGTGAAGAAATCCGCCTCGTCACCGCTGGCCTTGATGGTCTCTATCATGCGGAGGCCGTTCATGGCCACGCCGTAGGCCTTGCCAGCATCCTGCTGGATGCGCATATTCAGGTCTGTCAGGTGACGCCGCATAGCGAAGAACAAGGCTATCTCCACAGAGCTGAAGGCCACGCCGATAAGGGTCAGGGTCACGTTGTATTGAAGCAATAACAGCAAATAAAAGACTGCCACAAAGAAATCCAGCACCGCCGTAGCCGCAGGTCCTGACAGCACCCCGGCAATGGACTGGTTGAAGCCCACGCGCCCTGCCACCTCAGCGGCATAGCGCTGGTGGAAGAACTGCATGGGCAGCTTTAAGAGGTGCCAGAAATAGCTGGAGGAATCCGCCAGGGTCAGCTTCCGCTGCCACTGGGTCAGCACTACCGCCCGCAGCCAGGTCATGATGCCTGACAGCACGAAGGACACCGTCATGGCCAGGCAGAAGTTGGTCATCCAGTCCGGATGCTTCTTGGTAAGGATATCGTCCAGGAAGATCTGGCTCATGACCGGCCCCGCCAAGCCGGGAATAATGGCGCATAATTCCAGTATGAGTATGAAGGTCATGGCCCAGCGGTCCTGCAGGAGTTTTTTCGCCATGTCCTTGAAGACATTGTAGCGGGCCCCTGCCTTTTGGAAATCCGGCCCCGGCAATATCTGCAGGGCCACCCCCGTGTAAGAGGTACGGAATTCCTCCCAGGGCACGGTGCGCCGCCCCATGGCAGGGTCATTGAGATAGGCGCGGCCCTTGTCTATGCCCTCCAGCACCACGAAATGGTTGAATTCCCAATGGATGATCAGGGGAAAGATATCCTCTTCTTCCTCCGACACCTCCAGCAGTTCAGCAGCTGTCCAGCGATATCCGTCTGCCTCGCAGCCCCGGTTCCGAGCGGCGCGGATGACGCAACTGGCCTTGGAACCGTCACGGTTCACGCCGCACTCGGCCCTGAGCTTCTCCAGGGGCACCCAAAGGCCCAGGTTAGCCAGCACCATGCCCAGAGCCGCCGCCCCGCATTCCGTGGCTTCCATCTGCAGCACCGTGGGCACCTTCACCCGCTTCTTGCTGGAGCCGAAGGTGTTTTTCAATTTTTCCAGCCAATCCATGACCTCACCTGCCCCTCAGCCACTGGCTCAGCTTGTAGAAAACCTTCTCAATGGGAGGCCGACGCTCTATGATGATGGAGCCGGTGACGAAGCTGCCGGCGGTAATTGGCTTGTGCTCCCCCACCTGGGAAGTCCAGAGGTAGCCGGATTTGTCAGAGGGGTCTTTCACCAGGTCAAAACTTACCTCCATCAGGGAGCTCTGCTGGGAGGAGAGAATCCACTGGGCCAGCTGCTCATTGCCCAGGGTCTTCTGCATATTCTGCACAGAGACAGGGTACTGGGACACAGACCGCACGGTGCCCAGGAGGCTGCCCGTCTGGGACACGTCCACCCCATTGGGAGCCAGCTGGATGGTCTGCCCCTTCTCCACCCGCTTCCCCTTGGCCACGGGAATGTAGAGCACCCCCTTCAGGTGGCTCCTGCCCCCGTCAATGCGCACAGTGGCAACGGGGGTGCCGCTGCTTACCACGCTGCCTTCCTCCACCATGACTTCATCCACGGTACCATTATAGGGGGAGTAGACATACTCCGTGGCTTCCTTCTGGTAGCGGCGGGAATCGAATTCCCGGACCCGGGAAGCGGCATCACGCATAGAAGCGGCCAGCTCCGGACCCAGCTGGGCCATGCGGGTGGCAGCCTCCTCCTGCACCATGCTCACATGGGCAATGAGCTCCCCCTTCTCCACCGTGTCCCCGGGATGCACATACAATTCGTCCAGGGTGCCCCCGGAAAGGGTGGAGATCTTCGCCACCCCGGAGGGGTCCATGATAAGCCCCATGCCGTCAGCCTTCACGGTGAAGGAACCGAAGACAGACCAGATCACCACCGCCAGCAGCATCACCGCCACGGCGATAAGCCCCATCCAGCCGATGGGGGTGGTGATGGTCATGGTGGTGTCCAGCTTCTCCGGGGAGCGCATCTTGTCCAGAGCTTCCTTGCTGAAGATCTGGTCACCTTTGCGGTCCCAGCGGGCTGCCGCCCCCTCGTTTTTCTTTTCCTCAGCCATCAGCTCTCATCCCCTTCCACATCAGCCTCCACCTTCATGCCATCTTCCAGGCCTTCAAAACTGCCTACCACTACCAGCTCGCCCGGCTCCAGGCCGGAGTAAATCTCAATGTATTTGTTGTCATCGGCCCCGGCTGTCACCTTCCGCCGGTGGATGATGCCCTCGCTGTCCACCACATACACTGCGTCATGGTCCTTGTCAGCCATGGCCGCCAGCGGCACCGTAAGTGCCTTGTAGGTACTGCCCATGCGCATGGTGATGCCCGTGTAGACCATGGCTTCCAAGAGCCCCGTGCGGTTGTCCACCTCCCACTCCGTGCGGCGCATATCCGCCGGCTCCGACAGGGGGGGCACGATGTCTTTCAGGACAGCCTTGATTTCCGTGCCCTGTCCCTTGTTCCCAGCGCCATAATCCGTATCGTAGACCTTGCCAGCCAGCTTGCTGTTGGGGAATTTCAGATACCCTGCCTCCCCCAGCTCCAGATGGTTGGCCTCAATGTCCTTCATGCTCAGGGAAAAGCGCAGCCAGTCAAAATTGCCCACCAAAGCCACAGGAGTGCCTGGCTGCACATAGGAGCCCTCCCGCTGGTAGATGATCAGCACCTGCCCGTCCACAGGCGAAACCACATTGAGCCAGTCCTGCTGCACCAGGCACTGGTCGCGCTGGGCCTGGGCCTCCCGCAGGGAACCCTGGGCCGCCATGTACTGGGCCTCGGCCTCCTCGTACTTCTCCTTGGAAGTAGCCCGGCGGGCCAGCAGCCGCCCCTGGCGCTGATAGGCATTGTTGGCCTGGGCCAAGGCGGCTTCAGCCCGGCTGATGGCGCTTTCTGCCTGCTGGATGCGCAGGGGGATATTCTCATTCATCATGGATACCAGCAGCTGCCCCTTGGCCACAGTGTCGTTCTTGGCTGCATGCC from Selenomonas sp. AB3002 includes these protein-coding regions:
- a CDS encoding TolC family protein; this translates as MENTRQTVRYQAAEAYANLLHYENLAQVAKDAVDMGHTQLELIRAQFEEGAVAEADMLAMSVSIANYKQNLVNAEKAVEVAKSTLASIVGLPQDTNVEPLDHFSYEPYDKDLPDCEAYALEHRPDGIAADYDIKAAQARKEAAKAGWRPRVTGVGTQSIAGNAPFASERSNNWQAGLSVNWNIFDNGVTSENVRQAASLVDQYEAGARKTRKTIQLETRTAYLNMKAAEQNIQETAVAVKQAEDSYTIAQVRYEGGRGYPSFRDECPGKADPGQVKLHDGPLPVQPFPGRPGKSHGSARGL
- a CDS encoding HlyD family efflux transporter periplasmic adaptor subunit, whose protein sequence is MAEEKKNEGAAARWDRKGDQIFSKEALDKMRSPEKLDTTMTITTPIGWMGLIAVAVMLLAVVIWSVFGSFTVKADGMGLIMDPSGVAKISTLSGGTLDELYVHPGDTVEKGELIAHVSMVQEEAATRMAQLGPELAASMRDAASRVREFDSRRYQKEATEYVYSPYNGTVDEVMVEEGSVVSSGTPVATVRIDGGRSHLKGVLYIPVAKGKRVEKGQTIQLAPNGVDVSQTGSLLGTVRSVSQYPVSVQNMQKTLGNEQLAQWILSSQQSSLMEVSFDLVKDPSDKSGYLWTSQVGEHKPITAGSFVTGSIIIERRPPIEKVFYKLSQWLRGR
- a CDS encoding NHLP family bacteriocin export ABC transporter peptidase/permease/ATPase subunit is translated as MDWLEKLKNTFGSSKKRVKVPTVLQMEATECGAAALGMVLANLGLWVPLEKLRAECGVNRDGSKASCVIRAARNRGCEADGYRWTAAELLEVSEEEEDIFPLIIHWEFNHFVVLEGIDKGRAYLNDPAMGRRTVPWEEFRTSYTGVALQILPGPDFQKAGARYNVFKDMAKKLLQDRWAMTFILILELCAIIPGLAGPVMSQIFLDDILTKKHPDWMTNFCLAMTVSFVLSGIMTWLRAVVLTQWQRKLTLADSSSYFWHLLKLPMQFFHQRYAAEVAGRVGFNQSIAGVLSGPAATAVLDFFVAVFYLLLLLQYNVTLTLIGVAFSSVEIALFFAMRRHLTDLNMRIQQDAGKAYGVAMNGLRMIETIKASGDEADFFTKWSGYQTKVLMASQETALWSMSVKLLPTLLAGVNGALIMTIGGFSIMEGAMTAGMFMAFQSLMGSFQAPVNALVGLGSTLQTTEMQMQRLNDVRCYEVDSLNFPEKEGQRAMPLDRLAGDLELKDVSFGYSPLEAPLLEHFDLHARPGQWVAVVGASGSGKSTLAKIVTGLYEEWDGQVLFDGSPRRQIPRKVVTASLAAVDQDIFLISGTVAENIALFDKTARRSDIVEAAKDACIHEDILKLNGGYEANIQEGGVNFSGGQRQRLEIARALAVNPSILVLDEATSALDPITEKQVLDNIRHRGCTCLIVAHRLSTIRDCDEIIVLSQGKIVERGTHRQMIEQDGPYSRLIEERENEEMEQME
- a CDS encoding NHLP bacteriocin export ABC transporter permease/ATPase subunit, with the translated sequence MESKKLFAGERFLLTDDTGFWRVVSGRVEIYATTRTGEDISFHQCYLIDRAPGEAVFPALDEFREIRMQIYALEDAELEFVPWQQPELGELRLLMEGWFASLIRINWLRLLADKGDDVLQCWRRKKLFGEAGSHDELMEAFRAHEEILSMLLGVRFGASDKRLAYHIRKREMAKAVLVENGIRSLLGEEQLFSGQSEIASGSKLTMDATFAVRQVAEKLRMPTEAIALEAESARGLDDVALLRRLMQKGNMQMRLVTLPEDWWQKDSGVMLGFYTPPGSNDKEIAALLPVDPEHYRLVSAERPEGLEVTGETVKYIAKDAFQCYAGFPARALKLWDLIKFMFRQCWLADYRTILVCSLFAGLIPLATPIITETIFQDIIPILDRQGLATVTQALMVTSFTTAALSIVRSFAVMRISTRIEAAAEAAMWGRLMSLPTKFFRRFTVGELASRMGGIGIAKNLASGEFATSILSFIFSFWSIFLMCYYSFKLTAAAIAVWAVYSVFVALVLRRVLFFQRKIIEAGNKSAGTVQQIFAGLAKFRVQGAEEQAFSLWTQAFGEHWNWSLKLRWQDNYTSIIASIQPFILTMILYWIAVYGMNEVGPDGKTVQTGIGYAQFIAFNAAYSSFNGVIGGALGLISQYFAIQPQLENLRPILEAVPETTEEKQEAGKLSGSVEVSHLSFAYTHVTPGPKGEAVETEGDEVLKDVSFSITAGENVAIVGKSGSGKSTLVRLLLGFETPKRGSITFDGQDLSELALPSVRSQMGVVLQNGQLMTGDIYTNIVGTRMLTQDDAWAAAEAAGIAEDIAAMPMGMQTVISEGSSNISGGQRQRILIARALVGRPAILIFDEATSALDNRSQAIVTRSLDKLKSTRIVVAHRLSTIRKCDRIIVMDEGRVAEMGSFDELVAKGGLFADLVKRQVTGRGNRSVAMKG
- a CDS encoding efflux RND transporter periplasmic adaptor subunit codes for the protein MKKIFSLGIVIILLLAAAIVIWGAWLNYSDENQIAKRMDSRAVELTAARAEVRDFAPTVELDALRFSSDSIADAVALTEGRIVQWHAAKNDTVAKGQLLVSMMNENIPLRIQQAESAISRAEAALAQANNAYQRQGRLLARRATSKEKYEEAEAQYMAAQGSLREAQAQRDQCLVQQDWLNVVSPVDGQVLIIYQREGSYVQPGTPVALVGNFDWLRFSLSMKDIEANHLELGEAGYLKFPNSKLAGKVYDTDYGAGNKGQGTEIKAVLKDIVPPLSEPADMRRTEWEVDNRTGLLEAMVYTGITMRMGSTYKALTVPLAAMADKDHDAVYVVDSEGIIHRRKVTAGADDNKYIEIYSGLEPGELVVVGSFEGLEDGMKVEADVEGDES